From Vibrio fortis, a single genomic window includes:
- a CDS encoding ABC transporter ATP-binding protein: MAEILRIEGLKQYYLTGKGVFKKGYVIKAVDGVSFSLEQGQTLGLVGESGCGKSTLGRTILKLYEPTEGKIFFEGKEITPLSTKQMRPLRREMQIVFQDPLESLNQRHTVGGILEEPYKIHGIGTPAERKQWVLELLDKIGLPHTAVNRYPHEFSGGQRQRIGIARAIALKPKLLICDESVSALDVSVQAQILNLLLKIQKEMNLSIIFISHDLSVVKHISDHVAVMKKGKIVEMGTAKEVYSSPKNEYTKELLSAIPITHPSQRIKSKTTQAANNY; this comes from the coding sequence ATGGCAGAGATACTAAGAATCGAAGGGCTAAAACAGTATTACCTTACGGGGAAGGGTGTTTTCAAAAAAGGCTATGTGATTAAAGCAGTCGATGGTGTTTCGTTCAGCTTAGAACAAGGTCAAACCTTAGGCCTAGTGGGCGAGTCTGGCTGCGGCAAGAGCACACTTGGACGTACCATTCTCAAGTTGTATGAACCGACGGAAGGAAAGATCTTCTTCGAGGGCAAAGAGATCACGCCTTTGAGCACAAAGCAGATGAGACCGCTTCGCCGTGAAATGCAGATTGTCTTTCAAGACCCATTAGAGTCATTGAATCAGAGACATACAGTAGGCGGAATCCTTGAAGAGCCTTATAAAATTCACGGTATTGGTACACCAGCAGAGCGAAAACAGTGGGTATTGGAATTACTGGACAAGATAGGCTTACCGCACACGGCGGTAAATCGCTATCCCCATGAGTTTTCTGGTGGGCAAAGGCAGCGCATTGGTATTGCTAGAGCCATTGCATTGAAACCAAAACTGCTTATCTGTGATGAGTCAGTATCGGCGCTGGATGTATCAGTACAAGCTCAGATATTGAATTTACTGCTCAAGATACAAAAAGAGATGAATCTATCCATCATATTTATCTCACACGATTTATCGGTGGTTAAACATATTTCAGACCACGTAGCGGTGATGAAAAAAGGGAAAATTGTCGAAATGGGAACCGCAAAAGAGGTGTATTCATCACCAAAGAATGAATATACCAAGGAGTTATTATCCGCGATTCCTATTACGCACCCTTCGCAAAGAATAAAAAGTAAAACAACTCAGGCGGCGAATAACTATTAA
- a CDS encoding ABC transporter ATP-binding protein yields the protein MKQQTVLKVRDLEVEFSTDEGAIKILKGVSFDVKAGRTLGLVGESGSGKSVTSMSIMGLLPKPYGQVTAGEILYRDTDLTKMAEKDLYQMRGNRISIIFQDPMTALNPVQTVGNQLVEVLDLHHDQMSKAEKVDYAIGLLEKVRIPMPELRFQEYPHNLSGGMRQRVMIAMALACKPDVLICDEPTTALDVTVQASILKLMKELQEETGMAMIFITHDLGVVAEICDDVAVMYDGRIVEKADVFELFDYPKHPYTKRLLGLIPGLDSEPKQAIQIDPIDLSLFPEYQGAS from the coding sequence ATGAAGCAACAAACAGTACTAAAAGTTCGTGATCTAGAGGTGGAATTTAGCACCGATGAAGGCGCAATCAAGATCTTAAAAGGTGTCTCATTTGACGTTAAAGCAGGGAGAACCTTAGGTCTAGTCGGCGAGTCTGGTAGCGGTAAGAGCGTGACATCAATGTCGATCATGGGGTTGTTGCCTAAACCATATGGGCAAGTGACCGCAGGAGAGATTTTGTATCGTGATACGGATCTGACAAAGATGGCTGAAAAGGACCTTTATCAGATGCGCGGTAATCGAATCTCGATCATTTTCCAAGACCCGATGACCGCACTGAACCCAGTTCAGACAGTCGGAAATCAGCTCGTTGAGGTGCTTGATCTACACCACGACCAGATGAGCAAGGCTGAAAAAGTCGACTATGCGATTGGTCTGTTGGAAAAAGTAAGAATTCCGATGCCTGAGCTTAGGTTTCAAGAGTATCCACACAACCTGTCTGGTGGTATGCGACAGCGTGTGATGATCGCAATGGCGTTGGCTTGTAAGCCGGACGTATTGATTTGTGATGAGCCTACGACGGCTCTAGATGTGACCGTTCAAGCTTCGATTCTTAAGTTGATGAAAGAGCTTCAAGAAGAGACGGGTATGGCGATGATCTTCATTACCCATGATTTGGGTGTCGTTGCTGAAATCTGTGATGACGTTGCGGTGATGTATGACGGGCGAATTGTAGAGAAAGCGGATGTGTTTGAGCTTTTCGATTACCCAAAACATCCTTACACCAAGAGGTTGCTTGGCCTGATTCCTGGCTTAGATTCAGAACCCAAGCAAGCAATACAGATTGACCCTATTGATCTGTCACTTTTTCCTGAATACCAAGGGGCATCGTAA
- a CDS encoding extracellular solute-binding protein, with translation MYRFALISLLFSGLAQAASLPTELQWQSNWQDPVFASEEAKRGGTLRSYMLSFPQTLRSVGPDANSGIRFYIMDGTPKLAQRHPNTGKWIPQLADEWAFSDDYKTAYFKLNPKAKWSDGEAVTADDYLFMLTYYRSKDIIDPWYNDFFRNSIESVKKFDDYTISITVSEPKSNDELMVLLNTPSHGLQPRPQHYFANINDQNGDGMDDNFVRKYNFKAEPTTSPYYISKINKGRSITFKHVGDDWWGYGNKYYQNRFNVDKLRIKVIRDSDIARKHFEKGKLDTFAMVLPQMWHEKTDSEPFTKGYIQKFWGFNQTPQGAGGLWMNTSMPLLNDINVRKGITFATDFDGMIKNVLRGDYSRKPHAMGFGHGDYDLPDAKAPAFEPELAIGYFEAAGFTNIGPDGIRVNKKGERLSFKITYGYNIWTPRIAYLKEQAKLAGLELNLNLVDGSAAFKYILEKKHQLAFLNMGGGELPAYKEYFHSSNANRVQTNNHTNYSSPELDRKIEAFKSEFDAEKKHQLSKEIQKSISNAYVIVPGYMVPYTRDAHWRWVKYPNNPMTKKTGAMFNILGTSNFWIDTELKQQTQLAYKEGETFEPVTVIDDRYRL, from the coding sequence ATGTATAGATTTGCACTTATTTCACTGTTGTTCAGTGGTTTGGCTCAAGCAGCTTCACTGCCTACTGAACTGCAATGGCAAAGTAACTGGCAAGACCCTGTTTTTGCATCGGAAGAAGCTAAACGTGGCGGTACCTTACGTAGTTATATGTTGAGTTTCCCGCAAACTCTACGTTCTGTCGGGCCTGACGCTAACTCTGGCATTCGCTTTTACATCATGGACGGCACGCCGAAACTTGCTCAGCGACACCCGAACACAGGTAAGTGGATCCCTCAGCTTGCTGATGAATGGGCGTTCTCGGATGACTACAAAACGGCTTACTTCAAGTTGAATCCCAAAGCGAAATGGTCTGATGGTGAAGCGGTAACGGCTGATGACTACTTGTTCATGCTGACGTATTACCGTTCTAAGGACATTATTGATCCTTGGTACAACGACTTCTTCAGAAATAGCATTGAAAGTGTCAAAAAGTTCGATGACTACACCATCTCTATCACTGTCTCTGAGCCAAAGAGTAATGATGAGCTGATGGTGTTACTCAACACTCCAAGTCACGGTTTACAGCCGCGGCCGCAACATTACTTTGCCAATATCAACGACCAAAATGGCGATGGTATGGACGACAACTTTGTTCGTAAATACAACTTCAAAGCTGAGCCAACGACGTCGCCTTATTACATCTCAAAGATCAACAAAGGTCGCAGTATTACCTTCAAACACGTCGGTGACGATTGGTGGGGATATGGCAATAAGTATTACCAGAACCGTTTTAATGTCGACAAGCTACGTATCAAGGTGATTCGCGATTCAGATATTGCGCGTAAACACTTTGAGAAGGGTAAGTTAGATACTTTTGCCATGGTTCTTCCACAAATGTGGCATGAAAAGACAGATTCAGAACCCTTCACCAAAGGTTACATTCAAAAGTTTTGGGGCTTTAACCAAACACCACAAGGAGCGGGTGGCTTGTGGATGAATACCTCAATGCCGCTACTAAATGATATCAACGTGCGCAAAGGGATCACCTTCGCGACAGACTTTGACGGCATGATCAAAAACGTACTTCGCGGTGACTACTCACGCAAGCCTCATGCGATGGGCTTTGGTCATGGTGATTACGACTTGCCAGATGCGAAAGCACCAGCATTTGAACCAGAGCTAGCCATCGGCTATTTCGAAGCCGCAGGCTTCACCAATATTGGTCCGGACGGTATTCGAGTGAACAAAAAAGGTGAACGCCTGAGCTTTAAGATCACTTATGGCTACAACATCTGGACACCGCGAATTGCGTATCTTAAAGAGCAAGCCAAGCTAGCGGGCTTAGAGCTTAATCTGAATTTGGTGGATGGTTCAGCCGCGTTTAAATACATCCTAGAGAAGAAGCATCAACTGGCATTCTTGAATATGGGTGGCGGTGAACTGCCGGCCTATAAAGAGTACTTCCACTCTAGTAACGCAAACCGAGTACAGACTAACAATCACACGAATTACAGCTCCCCAGAATTGGACCGCAAGATTGAGGCATTCAAATCTGAGTTTGATGCAGAGAAAAAGCATCAACTCTCTAAAGAGATACAAAAATCAATCTCAAACGCCTACGTGATTGTTCCGGGCTACATGGTGCCTTACACGCGAGATGCGCACTGGCGCTGGGTTAAGTATCCGAATAACCCAATGACCAAGAAAACCGGTGCGATGTTCAACATTTTAGGCACCAGTAACTTCTGGATTGATACCGAATTAAAACAACAAACTCAGTTGGCTTACAAAGAGGGCGAAACGTTCGAGCCTGTCACTGTGATTGACGATCGTTACAGGCTATAG
- a CDS encoding ABC transporter permease, with the protein MFTINPLTRKQIKRFKEIKRGYWSLMLLSTLLILSLCAEVLINSKALVVRYQGEYFFPIFSDVYSGSTFGLDYAAETNYRDLQQDFEYENNGDFVLMPLVPWNAFEQDFSGNFPPNAPDFASQHYLGTDVIGRDILARLVYGFRTAMGFALLTMSIAYVIGVTVGCAMGFFGGKFDLVVQRLIETWSMVPFLYVIMILVSIAQPTFMLFVLINVAFSWMGITWYMRTMTYKESAREYVLAAKALGASTARIIFHHILPNTMVMIVTLAPFTIAANITALTALDYLGLGLVPPTPSWGELLQQGKSNLDSPWIVVSVVTAIVSVLVMVTFIGEAIRTAFDPKKYTLYR; encoded by the coding sequence ATGTTCACTATCAACCCGTTGACTAGAAAACAGATCAAGCGCTTTAAAGAGATCAAGCGTGGCTACTGGTCACTTATGTTGTTATCTACGTTACTGATTTTGTCTCTGTGTGCGGAAGTTCTCATCAATAGCAAGGCGCTTGTGGTGCGCTACCAAGGCGAGTACTTCTTCCCGATTTTTTCGGATGTGTATTCAGGCAGCACTTTTGGCTTGGATTATGCGGCAGAAACTAACTACCGAGATCTGCAACAGGACTTTGAATATGAGAACAATGGCGATTTTGTGTTAATGCCTTTGGTTCCTTGGAATGCGTTTGAGCAGGACTTCTCAGGCAACTTTCCACCTAATGCTCCGGACTTTGCATCGCAACATTACCTAGGTACCGACGTTATTGGTCGAGACATTCTCGCGCGTTTGGTTTACGGCTTTCGAACGGCGATGGGCTTTGCCTTACTCACCATGAGCATCGCTTATGTCATCGGCGTGACGGTAGGTTGTGCCATGGGGTTCTTCGGTGGCAAATTCGACTTAGTGGTGCAAAGGCTGATTGAAACTTGGTCGATGGTGCCATTCCTCTACGTAATTATGATTTTGGTCTCAATAGCACAGCCCACCTTTATGTTGTTTGTGCTTATCAACGTGGCATTCAGTTGGATGGGGATCACTTGGTACATGAGAACCATGACTTATAAGGAGTCTGCACGAGAGTACGTGTTGGCTGCCAAAGCTTTAGGTGCTTCCACTGCAAGAATTATTTTCCACCATATCTTGCCCAATACCATGGTGATGATAGTGACGTTAGCACCTTTCACTATTGCCGCGAACATTACCGCGCTGACTGCATTGGATTATCTTGGCCTTGGTCTTGTTCCGCCCACGCCTAGCTGGGGAGAGCTGCTACAGCAAGGGAAATCGAACTTGGATTCACCTTGGATCGTGGTGTCTGTGGTTACGGCGATCGTTTCTGTGTTGGTGATGGTGACCTTCATTGGTGAAGCCATTCGTACCGCCTTTGACCCGAAAAAATACACTCTATATAGATAG
- a CDS encoding ABC transporter permease subunit, which yields MVAYLLKRFALVVPTFLGITILIFAITRFVPGGPVERMLANMQPQGDGASASAVVGQNSALSEEQLADLNKFYGLDKPVTKAYLDWLSRLVQFDLGESTRYYEPVTEMIFERLPVSAMYGGITFFISYFISIPLGYYKALKHGSVFDSASSIMIFVGYALPGYVVGVLLITLFSYHLEWFPMGGFVDDDFDDFTTLSEQVTDILWHAVLPLICYLIGDFATLTMTMKNNLMENLSSDYIRTAIAKGLPFRQAIRKHALRNSLIPIASHFGNSLLFFMTGSFLIEVIFDINGIGLLGYESIVERDYPVVMGIVAINALVLLLGNILSDVCVALVDPRVKFGA from the coding sequence ATGGTTGCATATTTATTGAAGCGTTTCGCGTTAGTAGTACCGACGTTTCTAGGGATCACAATACTCATTTTCGCGATAACCCGCTTTGTGCCGGGTGGTCCGGTAGAGCGCATGTTAGCAAATATGCAGCCACAAGGTGATGGCGCTTCGGCTAGCGCAGTAGTGGGCCAAAACTCCGCACTTTCAGAAGAACAGTTGGCTGACCTAAACAAGTTTTACGGTTTGGACAAACCTGTAACAAAGGCCTATCTTGATTGGCTCTCGCGTTTGGTTCAATTCGACCTGGGTGAATCGACACGTTACTACGAGCCAGTGACTGAGATGATCTTTGAAAGATTGCCAGTGTCCGCAATGTACGGCGGTATCACGTTCTTCATTAGTTACTTCATTTCGATCCCACTTGGCTATTACAAAGCGTTAAAGCACGGCAGTGTTTTCGACTCTGCTTCGTCGATTATGATTTTCGTTGGATACGCGCTACCGGGTTACGTGGTGGGTGTATTACTTATCACTCTATTTAGCTATCACTTGGAATGGTTTCCTATGGGTGGTTTTGTCGATGATGATTTTGACGACTTCACCACACTTTCTGAGCAGGTAACCGATATTCTTTGGCACGCGGTTCTGCCACTTATCTGCTACTTGATTGGTGATTTCGCCACCTTAACGATGACGATGAAAAACAACCTTATGGAGAACCTTTCATCGGATTACATTCGAACTGCAATTGCGAAAGGTCTGCCATTTAGACAAGCCATTCGTAAACATGCTCTACGTAACAGCTTGATTCCAATAGCTAGCCACTTTGGTAACTCCTTACTGTTTTTTATGACCGGTTCTTTCTTGATTGAAGTGATCTTCGACATCAATGGTATCGGTTTGCTTGGTTACGAATCGATTGTGGAAAGGGACTATCCAGTGGTAATGGGCATTGTGGCGATTAATGCACTGGTTCTGTTGCTAGGCAATATTTTATCTGATGTGTGCGTTGCGCTTGTCGACCCTCGAGTGAAGTTTGGAGCGTAA
- the yejF gene encoding microcin C ABC transporter ATP-binding protein YejF gives MNNTVLTIENLSVGFGRKNAIEQVTHNVSLSISKGETLALVGESGSGKSVTANTVLKLLPKGSSHYLTGRINFSGTDILSCSERELRGIRGGRIGMIFQEPMVSLNPLHKVGKQLVETLAIHRGMRTNKAQALAVEWLSKVGIRNPEQKINAYPHELSGGERQRVMIAMALINEPELLIADEPTTALDVSVQAQILDLLIELQQELGMAMLFITHDLSIVRKIADRVAVMKDGELVEEGECASLFTAPKHPYTKKLIDSDPKGLPVPVAENASSLLNVEQLKVWFPITGGLFKRTISHVKAVTDMQFDLKQGHSIGLVGESGSGKSTTGMAILKLVESEGSIQYDGNQIQGLNRQEMLPYRSKMQVVFQDPFSALNPRMSVAQVIGEGLRVHQELDETELDQRICEVMEEVDLDPETRHRYPNEFSGGQRQRIAIARALVLKPEFILLDEPTSSLDRTVQAQVLELLKSLQEKYQLTYLFISHDLNVVKSLCHYTIVMKAGEVIEKGKTEQLFSNPRHEYTQQLVSLSNVGS, from the coding sequence ATGAATAATACCGTTCTAACTATTGAAAACCTCTCTGTGGGTTTTGGTCGTAAAAATGCCATTGAACAGGTCACGCACAACGTCTCTTTGTCGATTAGTAAAGGGGAAACGTTAGCCTTAGTAGGCGAGAGCGGCTCTGGGAAGTCGGTCACTGCGAACACGGTGCTGAAGCTGCTGCCAAAAGGTTCTTCGCACTACTTAACTGGGCGAATTAACTTCTCTGGTACCGATATTCTGAGTTGCTCTGAACGAGAGTTGAGGGGTATCCGAGGTGGTCGCATTGGTATGATCTTCCAAGAGCCCATGGTATCGCTGAACCCTCTACACAAAGTGGGTAAACAGCTGGTGGAAACCTTAGCAATTCATAGGGGCATGCGAACCAATAAAGCGCAGGCACTAGCGGTTGAATGGCTTTCTAAGGTCGGCATCCGTAACCCAGAACAGAAGATAAACGCGTATCCGCACGAACTCTCAGGCGGCGAGCGCCAACGAGTGATGATTGCCATGGCTTTGATTAATGAGCCAGAGCTGTTAATCGCTGATGAACCGACGACCGCACTGGATGTGTCTGTACAAGCGCAGATATTAGATCTGCTTATAGAGCTTCAACAAGAGCTAGGTATGGCGATGCTGTTTATTACCCATGATTTGAGCATCGTGCGTAAGATTGCTGATCGAGTTGCGGTAATGAAAGATGGTGAGTTGGTTGAAGAGGGTGAGTGTGCTTCGTTGTTTACTGCCCCTAAGCATCCGTACACGAAAAAGCTGATTGATTCTGATCCGAAAGGTTTACCTGTGCCTGTGGCAGAAAATGCAAGCTCGCTACTTAATGTCGAACAACTAAAAGTATGGTTCCCAATCACTGGCGGTCTGTTTAAGCGAACTATTTCACACGTCAAAGCGGTCACTGACATGCAATTTGATCTTAAGCAAGGACACTCGATTGGCTTGGTCGGAGAGAGTGGCTCAGGCAAATCGACGACGGGTATGGCGATCTTGAAGTTGGTTGAGAGTGAAGGCTCAATTCAATACGATGGTAACCAAATCCAAGGACTGAACCGCCAAGAGATGTTGCCATATCGCAGTAAAATGCAGGTGGTATTCCAAGACCCGTTCTCAGCACTCAACCCAAGAATGTCCGTTGCACAAGTGATTGGTGAGGGTTTACGAGTTCACCAAGAGCTTGATGAAACAGAACTCGACCAGCGGATTTGTGAGGTGATGGAGGAGGTCGATTTAGACCCTGAAACGCGCCATCGTTACCCGAATGAGTTCTCTGGTGGGCAGAGGCAGCGTATTGCGATAGCACGCGCTTTGGTGCTCAAACCCGAGTTCATTTTATTAGATGAACCGACTTCTTCATTGGATAGAACGGTTCAGGCGCAAGTGCTTGAACTGTTGAAATCGTTACAAGAGAAGTATCAACTGACCTATCTGTTTATCAGTCACGATTTGAACGTCGTTAAATCGCTGTGCCACTACACGATTGTAATGAAGGCAGGAGAGGTGATTGAAAAGGGTAAAACAGAACAGCTTTTTTCTAACCCGCGACATGAATACACTCAGCAGTTGGTCTCATTGTCTAATGTAGGCTCGTAA
- a CDS encoding ABC transporter permease gives MKFKNPLAEARWLRFKANKRGFISLWIFSILFVLSLFAEIIANDKPLLVSYDNQWFFPVAAEYAETEFGGEFETEADYKDPYVIELIEENGYMIWPLIRFSYDTINFEISGAVPSKPDSVNWLGTDDKGRDVLARIIYGFRISVLFGFVLTIVSSAIGVAVGATQGYYGGWVDLFGQRFIEVWSGMPTLFLLIILSSFIEPNFWWLLGIMVLFSWMSLVGIVRAEFLRCRNFDYVRAAQAMGVEDKRIMLRHMLPNAMVASLTMMPFILSGSVTTLTSLDFLGFGLPAGSPSLGELLAQGKANLQAPWLGISAFVVLSLMLTLLVFVGEAVRDAFDPHQQR, from the coding sequence ATGAAGTTTAAAAACCCTTTAGCAGAAGCAAGATGGTTAAGGTTTAAAGCCAACAAGCGCGGTTTTATCTCTCTGTGGATTTTCTCCATTCTATTTGTGCTGAGTCTGTTTGCTGAGATCATTGCGAACGACAAGCCACTGTTGGTCTCTTACGATAACCAATGGTTCTTTCCGGTTGCCGCTGAATACGCAGAAACTGAGTTTGGTGGGGAGTTCGAAACAGAGGCCGACTATAAAGACCCTTATGTCATCGAACTGATTGAAGAGAACGGCTATATGATCTGGCCGCTTATCCGTTTCAGTTACGATACCATTAACTTTGAAATTTCAGGCGCAGTACCATCAAAGCCTGATTCAGTGAACTGGTTAGGTACTGATGACAAAGGGCGTGATGTATTAGCTCGGATAATTTACGGTTTTCGAATCTCAGTGCTGTTTGGATTTGTACTTACCATAGTATCGAGTGCCATTGGCGTTGCCGTGGGGGCAACCCAAGGTTATTACGGGGGCTGGGTCGATCTGTTTGGTCAGCGCTTTATTGAAGTATGGTCGGGAATGCCAACCCTGTTCTTACTGATTATCCTTTCTAGTTTCATAGAGCCGAATTTCTGGTGGCTGCTGGGCATTATGGTGCTATTTAGCTGGATGAGCCTAGTTGGTATTGTACGAGCGGAGTTCTTGCGTTGTCGTAATTTTGATTATGTCAGAGCTGCTCAAGCGATGGGTGTTGAGGATAAACGTATTATGCTACGTCATATGCTACCCAATGCGATGGTTGCTTCTTTAACCATGATGCCTTTCATTCTATCTGGATCGGTGACTACGCTGACGTCTTTAGATTTCCTTGGCTTCGGCCTACCTGCTGGTTCGCCTTCCTTGGGTGAATTGCTTGCTCAAGGTAAAGCTAACCTTCAAGCGCCGTGGCTTGGTATTTCTGCGTTTGTCGTGCTGTCGCTGATGCTGACACTGTTAGTGTTTGTTGGTGAAGCGGTTCGCGACGCCTTTGACCCACATCAGCAGAGGTAA
- a CDS encoding microcin C ABC transporter permease YejB, which translates to MAAYIFRRLLLVIPTLWAIITINFFIIQIAPGGPVEQAVAQLEGHNSGIMERFSGGGQEVDLSDSEQASSSGYKGSRGLDPEVVEEIKKQFGFDKPIHVRYFDMLKNYATFNFGESLFKGGNVIDLIVERLPVSISLGLWSTLIIYVISIPLGIMKAIHHGSRFDIWSSAVVIVGYAVPGFLFAIILIILFASGNYFSWFPLRGLVSSNFDQLNWYQQIIDYFWHLALPIFAMVIGGFATLSMLTKNSFLDEINKQYVVTARAKGLDENSILYRHVFRNAMLIIIAGFPSAFISIFFTGSMLIEVMFSLEGIGLLGFESTIQRDYPVVFSSLYIMTLLGLVLSIISDLTYTWVDPRIDFEAR; encoded by the coding sequence ATGGCAGCGTATATATTTAGACGTTTGTTGTTGGTGATCCCCACGCTGTGGGCGATCATCACAATTAACTTTTTCATTATCCAGATTGCGCCGGGCGGACCTGTAGAGCAAGCAGTAGCGCAACTGGAAGGTCACAACTCAGGCATCATGGAGCGTTTTTCTGGTGGTGGCCAAGAGGTCGACCTAAGTGATTCTGAGCAAGCTTCATCGAGCGGTTATAAAGGCTCACGCGGCCTAGACCCAGAAGTTGTTGAAGAGATTAAAAAGCAGTTCGGATTCGACAAGCCGATTCATGTCCGCTATTTCGATATGTTGAAGAACTACGCCACCTTTAATTTTGGTGAAAGCCTATTTAAAGGAGGTAACGTGATCGATTTGATTGTCGAACGTCTGCCTGTCTCAATCTCTCTGGGGCTTTGGAGTACTTTGATCATCTACGTCATCTCGATTCCGCTCGGTATCATGAAGGCGATTCATCACGGTTCGAGATTTGATATTTGGTCGAGTGCAGTGGTGATAGTCGGCTACGCAGTCCCTGGCTTCTTATTCGCAATCATCTTAATCATCCTGTTTGCAAGTGGTAACTACTTTAGCTGGTTCCCACTGCGTGGATTGGTCTCCAGCAACTTTGACCAGCTCAATTGGTATCAGCAGATCATCGACTATTTCTGGCATTTGGCTCTGCCAATCTTTGCGATGGTGATTGGTGGCTTTGCGACGTTGAGTATGCTGACCAAGAACTCATTCCTTGACGAAATAAACAAGCAGTATGTTGTCACGGCTCGCGCGAAAGGACTCGATGAAAATAGCATTTTGTACCGACACGTTTTCCGTAACGCGATGCTGATCATTATTGCGGGTTTCCCAAGCGCCTTTATCAGTATTTTCTTTACTGGCTCAATGTTGATTGAGGTGATGTTCTCTCTGGAAGGGATAGGGTTGTTGGGCTTTGAGTCGACAATTCAACGAGACTACCCTGTGGTGTTTAGCTCGCTCTACATTATGACGTTACTGGGGCTTGTGCTCAGTATTATCTCGGATCTTACCTACACCTGGGTGGATCCTCGAATCGATTTTGAAGCGCGTTAA